In one Deinococcus sp. QL22 genomic region, the following are encoded:
- a CDS encoding branched-chain amino acid ABC transporter permease, protein MTAVATLPRPRALTFGNLWLSGALLVVMALYPFVFGKAMNFGVSTLIFAGLAMSWNILGGWAGQTSLGHAALLGIGAYTMTLLATPERLPAFLPSPLAPWWGALIGMVLAVALAAVWGGLTFRLRGSYFTLSTIAVALVLRLVAINSEWTGSSEGLFMPELPTLFGLDLFDRKVEYGLAFGFVLLTLVITHLIRRSRLGYGLQAVREDEDGARALGIDPTRMKLIAFMISAALTALGGSIYAIYLQAFEPHTLLELPISVQIALMAIIGGRTSIQGPLIGALLLSIFGEVFRTVFSNANLLIYGVLILVVTIYAPNGLMGLFRRGGLKLGVNR, encoded by the coding sequence ATGACCGCCGTTGCAACCCTCCCCCGTCCCCGCGCCCTCACCTTCGGCAACCTGTGGCTGTCGGGTGCGCTGCTGGTTGTTATGGCGCTGTATCCCTTCGTGTTCGGCAAGGCCATGAACTTTGGGGTATCGACCCTGATTTTTGCGGGGCTGGCCATGAGCTGGAATATTCTGGGCGGCTGGGCCGGACAGACCAGTCTCGGCCACGCCGCGCTGCTGGGCATCGGCGCGTACACGATGACGCTGCTGGCCACGCCCGAACGCCTGCCTGCCTTCCTGCCCTCACCCCTGGCTCCGTGGTGGGGCGCATTGATCGGTATGGTGCTGGCGGTGGCGCTGGCCGCAGTCTGGGGCGGCCTCACTTTCCGGCTGCGGGGCAGTTATTTCACGCTGTCGACCATTGCGGTGGCCCTGGTGCTGCGGCTGGTGGCCATCAATTCGGAATGGACGGGCAGTTCCGAGGGACTGTTCATGCCCGAGCTGCCCACCCTGTTTGGCCTTGACCTGTTTGACCGGAAGGTGGAATACGGCCTCGCCTTCGGTTTCGTGCTGCTGACACTGGTCATTACGCACCTGATCCGGCGTTCCCGGCTGGGCTACGGCCTGCAAGCGGTACGTGAGGATGAAGACGGAGCGCGGGCACTCGGCATCGACCCCACCCGCATGAAACTGATCGCCTTTATGATCAGCGCCGCCCTGACCGCGCTGGGCGGCAGCATCTACGCCATCTACCTGCAAGCGTTCGAGCCGCACACCCTGCTGGAACTCCCGATCAGTGTGCAGATCGCGCTCATGGCGATTATCGGCGGGCGCACCTCTATTCAGGGGCCACTGATCGGGGCCTTGCTGCTGAGCATTTTTGGCGAAGTCTTCCGCACGGTGTTCAGCAACGCCAACCTCCTAATTTACGGCGTGCTGATCTTGGTGGTCACCATTTACGCGCCCAACGGCCTAATGGGCCTGTTCCGGCGCGGCGGCCTGAAACTGGGCGTGAACCGGTGA
- a CDS encoding ABC transporter ATP-binding protein codes for MATSSLAAAVKAAPLLTAEGITIRFGGVTAVKNINLSVRPGEILGLIGPNGAGKTTLFNGLTGFVRLSEGRVTLDGRDITHLQPQARSRLGMARTFQVERPFEDLSVLENVLVAAFLRHRGRAAEDHAYAVLERVGLADRAAQPAAELNLARRRRLELAKALALEPRLLFLDESIAGLNPPAQQEMVALIRELAQSGLGIVMVEHIMHVIMTLSDHVICMAFGELLAEGNPADVAAHPDVIRAYLGDDHD; via the coding sequence TTGGCGACCTCCAGTCTGGCGGCGGCGGTCAAGGCTGCACCGCTCCTGACCGCCGAGGGCATCACCATCCGCTTTGGGGGCGTTACTGCCGTTAAAAACATCAACCTCAGCGTGCGCCCCGGCGAGATTCTGGGACTGATCGGCCCCAACGGTGCAGGCAAAACCACTCTGTTTAACGGTCTGACCGGATTCGTGCGCCTCAGCGAAGGGCGCGTGACCCTGGATGGGCGCGACATCACGCACCTGCAGCCGCAGGCCCGCTCGCGGCTGGGCATGGCCCGCACCTTTCAGGTCGAGCGGCCTTTTGAGGACCTGAGTGTGCTGGAAAACGTGTTGGTGGCGGCCTTCTTGCGTCACCGGGGCCGCGCTGCCGAAGACCACGCTTACGCGGTGCTGGAGCGCGTGGGACTGGCGGACCGCGCCGCGCAGCCCGCCGCCGAACTGAATCTGGCCCGCCGCCGCCGTCTGGAGTTGGCGAAGGCGCTGGCCCTAGAGCCGCGTTTGCTGTTCCTCGATGAAAGCATTGCGGGCCTGAATCCGCCTGCCCAGCAGGAAATGGTGGCCCTGATCCGCGAACTCGCGCAGTCGGGCCTCGGCATCGTGATGGTGGAACACATCATGCACGTCATCATGACCTTGTCGGATCACGTGATCTGTATGGCCTTCGGGGAACTGCTGGCCGAGGGCAACCCGGCAGACGTGGCCGCCCACCCAGACGTGATTCGCGCCTACCTCGGAGACGACCATGACTAG
- a CDS encoding ABC transporter ATP-binding protein, which yields MTSLPSAPPASFVNAQDRVLNVENLEVAYGEVQVVFGVGLHVSKGELVGLVGGNGSGKSTILRVLSGMLKARGGTATYRQHNLNGVPPNKITDLGVAHVPMGRQLFGQMTVEENLLMGAYLPRTRAGRAQNLQKVYDFFPRLVEKRSTPAAALSGGEQQMVAIGRALMSEPEVLLMDEPSLGLAPLVVSEVMRVIGSLRELGLTVLLVEQNVRQVLKVTDRTYVLELGKLVKVGPSRDLMGDPDIIKAYLGV from the coding sequence ATGACTAGCCTGCCCTCTGCCCCACCTGCCTCCTTTGTGAATGCCCAAGACCGCGTGCTGAACGTCGAAAATCTGGAAGTAGCCTACGGAGAGGTGCAGGTGGTGTTCGGCGTGGGCCTGCATGTCTCCAAGGGGGAACTGGTGGGGCTGGTGGGCGGCAACGGCAGCGGCAAAAGCACCATTTTGCGGGTGCTGTCGGGGATGCTGAAGGCGCGGGGCGGCACCGCGACCTACCGCCAGCACAACCTGAACGGCGTGCCCCCCAACAAAATCACTGATCTGGGCGTGGCGCACGTGCCGATGGGCCGCCAACTGTTCGGGCAGATGACGGTAGAAGAAAACCTGTTGATGGGCGCGTATCTGCCGCGTACCCGTGCAGGGCGGGCGCAGAACCTGCAAAAGGTCTACGACTTTTTCCCCCGGTTGGTGGAGAAACGCAGCACGCCCGCCGCCGCCTTGTCAGGGGGAGAACAGCAGATGGTCGCCATTGGCCGCGCCCTGATGAGCGAACCCGAAGTGCTGCTCATGGACGAACCCTCCCTGGGCCTCGCGCCACTGGTAGTGTCGGAAGTCATGCGCGTGATCGGGTCGCTGCGGGAACTGGGCCTGACCGTGCTTCTGGTCGAGCAAAACGTGCGGCAGGTGTTGAAGGTGACCGACCGAACCTATGTGCTGGAACTGGGCAAACTGGTCAAAGTCGGCCCCAGCCGCGACCTGATGGGCGACCCCGACATCATCAAGGCCTATTTGGGGGTGTAA
- a CDS encoding NPCBM/NEW2 domain-containing protein, with protein MHQVFARSLLLGSVLTLWLTGCGEPLSPAVADPYAGGVNHGWSSSAPTTDLSGLSLTAGTNNLYHEPILSARNAWGPIELNRSNGEQAAGDGKTLTLNGQQYARGFGTHAGSELRFSLKGSDATCTNFTAQIGVDDEVGSQGSVVFQVLLDGVKTYDSGTMTGTSASKTVNLDVTGKQDLRLVVTDAGDGINFDHANWVNPLISCQAAAATAATAPSVTLDRSALSIYHLHTGTLKATFAGYAPGTVSVELEAPAAGVGPGGNNLYPYPLVLQTTSLTLSGAASETHDLVIAAPQKFGFADYSSNFHLVIKRNGVILNRLPVQLTELPIKFTASLDTPSISGRPGEVKNLVLTVTADPPLDRAYPLSIGFQDFPGSKIQVAGPVTGTGARMQVPLTFQIVSYGSATTEQVRAGIAVGDITTGYRDILYAGNPSIILNFTILP; from the coding sequence ATGCACCAAGTTTTTGCACGTTCGTTGCTGTTGGGGAGCGTCCTCACGCTTTGGCTGACAGGTTGTGGTGAACCGCTCTCCCCTGCGGTGGCCGATCCTTACGCCGGTGGAGTAAATCACGGTTGGTCATCTAGCGCGCCCACGACTGACCTGAGCGGCCTGAGTCTGACCGCCGGAACCAATAACCTTTACCATGAACCAATCCTGTCGGCCCGCAATGCGTGGGGGCCAATAGAGCTCAACCGCAGCAACGGCGAGCAGGCGGCGGGCGACGGGAAAACCCTGACCCTCAATGGGCAGCAGTACGCACGCGGCTTCGGCACCCATGCTGGCAGTGAACTGCGCTTCAGCCTGAAAGGTTCCGATGCCACTTGCACCAACTTTACTGCCCAGATCGGGGTAGACGACGAGGTCGGCAGCCAGGGCAGTGTGGTTTTTCAGGTGCTTCTGGACGGCGTAAAAACCTATGACAGCGGCACCATGACTGGAACGAGCGCGAGCAAAACGGTGAACCTCGATGTCACCGGGAAACAGGATCTGCGTCTGGTGGTGACCGACGCAGGCGACGGCATCAACTTCGACCATGCCAACTGGGTCAACCCCCTGATTTCCTGTCAGGCAGCGGCGGCCACAGCGGCCACAGCGCCATCGGTGACCTTAGACCGGTCAGCCTTGTCTATTTATCACCTCCACACCGGAACCCTGAAGGCCACATTCGCGGGCTACGCGCCCGGCACGGTGAGCGTGGAACTGGAAGCACCGGCGGCTGGAGTTGGCCCCGGCGGGAACAATCTCTATCCTTATCCGCTGGTGCTTCAGACCACCAGCCTGACCCTCAGCGGCGCAGCGTCCGAAACCCATGATCTGGTCATTGCGGCTCCTCAAAAGTTTGGGTTCGCCGATTATTCGTCCAACTTTCACTTGGTCATCAAGAGAAACGGTGTGATTCTGAACCGCCTCCCAGTACAACTGACGGAACTGCCTATCAAATTCACGGCTTCGCTCGACACGCCTAGCATTTCTGGGCGTCCGGGAGAGGTCAAGAACTTGGTGCTGACCGTGACGGCTGATCCGCCGCTTGACCGGGCGTACCCCCTCAGCATTGGCTTTCAGGATTTCCCCGGGTCTAAGATCCAAGTGGCTGGCCCCGTCACTGGAACCGGCGCACGCATGCAAGTTCCACTCACCTTTCAAATCGTCAGCTACGGCTCAGCTACCACCGAGCAAGTGCGGGCAGGAATCGCAGTTGGTGACATCACGACTGGCTACCGCGACATCTTGTACGCCGGTAACCCAAGCATCATTTTAAACTTCACCATTTTGCCCTAA
- the eutC gene encoding ethanolamine ammonia-lyase subunit EutC, translated as MSAPPDLPDLVRPEDLTPWERLRQYTDARIALGRVGTSLPTAELLRFGQAHALARDAVQAELDVAALAKALAVETVQVRSQAAQRSEYLRRPDLGRTLHPESAQLLRAQRTNPTPEILIMVSDGLSALSAQRQAAEVLHTLLPGLHAAGLTVAPVLIATLARVALADEAAELLGARLALHLIGERPGLSSPDSLGAYLTYNPRPGTLDSARNCVSNIRPAGLDAGVAARRLLSLTVQALRRGLSGVELKDTDGVLSGGEGDAGNGLPKGSYSVIPEQSD; from the coding sequence ATGAGCGCCCCGCCTGATCTGCCTGACCTGGTTCGCCCCGAAGACCTGACCCCCTGGGAGCGCCTGCGGCAGTACACCGACGCCCGGATTGCGCTGGGACGGGTCGGAACCTCGCTGCCCACCGCCGAACTGCTGCGGTTTGGGCAGGCCCACGCGCTGGCCCGTGACGCGGTGCAGGCGGAATTGGATGTGGCGGCGCTGGCAAAAGCTCTGGCCGTAGAAACGGTACAGGTTCGCAGTCAGGCGGCCCAACGTTCCGAGTATCTGCGCCGCCCCGATCTGGGCCGCACGCTGCACCCGGAGTCGGCCCAACTGTTGCGGGCACAACGCACCAATCCCACGCCCGAGATTCTGATCATGGTGTCCGATGGGCTCTCGGCATTGTCGGCTCAGCGGCAGGCGGCGGAGGTGCTGCATACGCTGTTGCCCGGTCTGCACGCGGCTGGCCTGACAGTGGCTCCGGTCCTGATCGCCACCCTAGCCCGTGTCGCGTTGGCCGACGAAGCCGCCGAACTGCTGGGTGCACGGCTCGCCCTCCACCTGATTGGAGAGCGCCCCGGCCTCAGCAGCCCCGACAGTCTGGGCGCGTACCTGACCTACAATCCGCGCCCCGGCACACTGGATTCAGCCCGCAACTGTGTCTCCAATATCCGCCCAGCCGGACTGGACGCGGGTGTGGCGGCGCGGCGACTCCTGTCGCTCACTGTGCAGGCCCTGCGGCGCGGCCTGAGCGGAGTGGAGCTCAAAGACACCGATGGGGTGCTGAGTGGGGGAGAGGGAGACGCCGGAAACGGGCTGCCGAAAGGATCATATTCAGTCATCCCTGAACAAAGTGACTGA
- the eutB gene encoding ethanolamine ammonia-lyase subunit EutB: protein MSSATPYSATLGRIHHRFADLKDVLAKASPRKAGDELAGLAARSAAEREAARLCLSELPLTLFLEDLLIPYEADEVTRLIVDSHDTAAFAPVGDLNVGQFRDWLLSDAATTQTLRALSPGLTPEMVAAVCKLMRNQDLVLVARKCEIITRFRNTLGRRGHFSTRLQPNHPTDNLRGILASTLDGLMFGAGDAVIGVNPALDNVDACVRLLTLLDDLRLGLDAPIQSCVLTHVTNTVQAIERGAPVDLVFQSVAGTQGANAGFGINLALLTEAHGAAQSLQRGSLFPDGQGGMQRGQNVMYFETGQGSALSSGTHGGLDQQTAEARAYAVARAYSPLLVNTVVGFIGPEYLYDGKQIVRAGLEDHFCGKLLGLPMGCDICYTNHAEADSDDMDVLLTLLAAAGVTFIMGVPGADDIMLGYQSTSFHDAWYVRSVFGFPPAPEFAVWLDSAGITRAGQLQLPPLGSPLREHLRQLGAG, encoded by the coding sequence ATGTCCAGCGCCACCCCCTACAGCGCCACGCTAGGCCGCATCCACCACCGCTTTGCCGACCTGAAAGACGTGCTGGCCAAAGCCTCGCCCCGCAAGGCCGGAGACGAACTGGCGGGGCTGGCTGCACGCAGCGCCGCAGAGAGGGAAGCGGCGCGGCTGTGCCTGTCCGAATTACCGCTGACGCTGTTTCTAGAAGACCTGCTGATTCCCTATGAAGCCGATGAGGTGACGCGCCTGATCGTGGACAGCCATGACACCGCCGCGTTTGCGCCCGTCGGGGACCTGAACGTGGGCCAATTCCGTGACTGGCTGCTCTCGGACGCGGCTACCACACAGACTTTGCGGGCATTGTCCCCCGGCCTGACCCCCGAAATGGTGGCGGCGGTGTGCAAGCTGATGCGGAATCAGGACCTCGTGCTGGTGGCCCGCAAATGCGAGATCATTACGCGCTTTCGCAACACGCTGGGGCGACGCGGGCACTTTTCGACCCGTCTGCAACCCAACCACCCCACCGACAACCTGCGCGGCATTCTGGCGAGTACCCTGGACGGCCTGATGTTCGGCGCGGGCGACGCGGTGATCGGTGTAAACCCGGCGCTGGACAACGTGGACGCCTGTGTGCGCCTGCTGACCCTGTTGGACGACCTGCGCTTGGGGCTGGACGCTCCAATTCAAAGCTGCGTGCTGACCCACGTGACCAACACCGTGCAGGCCATCGAACGCGGCGCACCCGTGGACTTGGTGTTTCAGTCGGTGGCCGGGACGCAGGGGGCCAATGCGGGCTTCGGCATCAATCTGGCCCTGCTGACTGAGGCGCACGGGGCCGCGCAGTCGTTGCAACGCGGCAGTTTGTTTCCAGACGGCCAAGGGGGAATGCAGCGCGGCCAGAACGTCATGTACTTTGAAACCGGGCAGGGCAGCGCCTTGTCGTCGGGCACGCACGGGGGCCTGGATCAGCAGACCGCCGAGGCGCGGGCCTACGCGGTGGCGCGGGCCTACTCGCCGCTGCTCGTCAATACGGTGGTGGGGTTTATCGGGCCGGAATACCTGTACGACGGCAAACAGATCGTGCGGGCGGGCCTGGAAGACCATTTCTGCGGCAAGCTGCTGGGCCTGCCGATGGGCTGCGACATCTGCTACACCAACCACGCCGAGGCCGACTCCGACGATATGGACGTTCTGCTGACCCTGCTGGCGGCGGCGGGCGTGACCTTCATCATGGGCGTGCCCGGGGCCGACGACATCATGCTGGGCTACCAGTCCACCAGTTTTCACGACGCCTGGTACGTGCGTTCGGTGTTCGGCTTTCCGCCTGCCCCCGAATTTGCCGTGTGGCTGGACAGCGCCGGAATTACGCGGGCGGGGCAGTTGCAATTGCCGCCGCTCGGCTCGCCCCTGCGCGAACATCTGCGGCAGTTGGGAGCCGGATGA
- a CDS encoding ABC transporter ATP-binding protein, translating to MRRQPIALCLPAALRYARPQMVSLSKSSGPNSSGPNSSGLKPPDPDRSVVRRLYGLLTPYRRTVALGMLCLIGSVAAELYPPLVWGRVVDRGLVERDWNYIGGQLALLVAVFAVQQVLAAWRGLLLERAGQQLTLDLRMRLYTELAGQSAAYFESQRTGDLLSRVTADVDGIQDVLLRGTDAVLGNALRLIGVIGIFIALQPLLGVMVTLPMLAVALMLTRYNASVRPAYRAARTRLGDLSALVADRLAGIRVVQGFAREDAEAQKVASIGQALYDEGVKAIKIRNRTFPVVRFVSNFGNVIMLGGGVWLIMAGQFTLGGLLAYRGYGRYFYGPIDDLVNINDLLQRAEASGRRIFEVLDAPASVSERPGAQPLPLPARGEVVFENVTFGYDPLKPVLRGLNLHIGAGERVALLGTSGAGKSTLLGLLTRTYDPNAGRVTLDGHDVKGLTLPSLRRAASTMQQDTFLFHDSVLENVRYARPDATPQEVQDALAVAGAAEFVAALPQGLDTVVGERGVKLSGGQRQRLAIARVLLAQPAVLLLDEPTSAVDTASEAVIVEALERLMRGRTALIVTHRLSLARSVDRVIVLEGGQIVEEGAPDVLRRQEGRYAELERAALVGAD from the coding sequence TTGCGACGGCAACCCATCGCCCTGTGTCTGCCCGCCGCCCTGCGCTACGCTCGCCCGCAGATGGTGTCTCTGTCCAAGTCCTCTGGCCCCAATTCTTCTGGCCCCAATTCCTCTGGCCTGAAGCCCCCCGACCCAGACCGCTCGGTGGTACGCCGCCTGTACGGGCTGCTGACGCCCTACCGCCGCACCGTGGCGCTGGGAATGCTGTGCTTGATCGGAAGCGTGGCCGCCGAACTGTATCCGCCGCTGGTGTGGGGCCGGGTGGTGGATAGGGGGCTGGTAGAGCGTGACTGGAATTACATCGGCGGGCAACTGGCCCTGCTGGTGGCCGTCTTTGCCGTACAACAAGTCCTGGCGGCGTGGCGCGGGCTGCTGCTGGAGCGGGCCGGGCAGCAACTCACGCTTGATCTGCGAATGCGGCTGTACACCGAGTTGGCCGGGCAGTCGGCGGCCTACTTTGAATCTCAGCGCACGGGCGACCTGCTGTCGCGGGTCACGGCAGACGTGGACGGCATTCAGGACGTGCTGCTGCGCGGTACCGACGCCGTGCTGGGCAACGCGCTGCGGCTGATCGGGGTAATCGGGATTTTTATTGCGCTGCAACCGCTGCTGGGCGTAATGGTCACGCTGCCGATGCTGGCGGTGGCCCTGATGCTGACGCGCTACAACGCCAGCGTGCGCCCCGCGTACCGGGCGGCCCGCACCCGGCTGGGCGACCTCTCGGCGCTGGTGGCTGACCGGTTGGCCGGAATCCGCGTGGTGCAGGGCTTTGCACGGGAAGACGCGGAAGCGCAGAAGGTGGCTTCTATCGGGCAAGCTCTGTACGACGAGGGCGTGAAAGCCATCAAGATTCGCAACCGCACGTTTCCGGTGGTGCGCTTCGTGTCCAATTTCGGCAACGTGATCATGCTGGGCGGCGGCGTGTGGCTGATCATGGCGGGGCAGTTTACGCTGGGCGGCCTGCTGGCCTACCGGGGCTACGGGCGTTATTTTTACGGTCCCATCGACGATCTGGTGAATATCAACGACCTGCTTCAGCGGGCCGAGGCCAGCGGGCGGCGCATTTTTGAGGTGCTGGACGCCCCCGCCAGCGTGAGTGAGCGCCCCGGCGCACAGCCCTTGCCCCTGCCCGCACGCGGCGAGGTGGTCTTCGAGAACGTGACCTTTGGCTACGATCCCCTCAAGCCCGTCCTGCGCGGCCTGAATCTGCACATCGGGGCGGGCGAGCGGGTGGCGCTGCTGGGCACGTCGGGCGCGGGCAAAAGCACGCTGCTGGGCCTGCTGACCCGCACCTACGACCCCAACGCAGGGCGCGTGACGCTGGACGGCCACGACGTGAAGGGGCTGACCCTGCCTTCCTTGCGCCGGGCGGCCAGCACCATGCAGCAAGACACCTTCTTGTTCCATGATTCGGTGCTGGAAAACGTGCGCTACGCCCGCCCTGACGCCACGCCGCAGGAGGTACAAGACGCGCTGGCGGTGGCCGGAGCCGCCGAATTCGTGGCCGCCTTGCCGCAAGGGCTGGACACGGTCGTGGGCGAACGCGGCGTGAAACTGTCGGGTGGGCAGCGCCAACGCCTCGCCATCGCGCGGGTGCTGTTGGCCCAGCCCGCCGTGCTGTTGTTGGATGAACCCACCAGTGCCGTAGACACCGCTTCCGAGGCCGTCATTGTGGAAGCCTTGGAGCGCTTGATGCGTGGGCGCACCGCCCTGATTGTCACGCACCGCCTGTCGCTGGCCCGCAGCGTTGACCGCGTGATCGTGCTGGAGGGTGGCCAGATTGTGGAAGAAGGTGCGCCGGACGTGCTGCGTAGGCAAGAAGGGCGATACGCCGAACTGGAGCGGGCCGCGCTGGTCGGAGCGGACTAA
- a CDS encoding phosphatase PAP2 family protein, which yields MLAFLRLHGQRLRLFLHSYGRSLLALFFGLLFPLLAFVAIAAEVYEQDPFSFERPFMFAVHAQAAPPLDRLAASLAAFGNTPGMLPVTLILAACLYRMRPRLTYFLMLSLAGSVVFHAVLKKVFDRPRPTLWTPIAPEADFSFPSGHAMFAASLVSALVVLLWPTRWRWAALVLGVGYVLTMMWSRVYSGVHYPTDVLAGALVGLIWVMALDRLLQGHRLLASPPQSESR from the coding sequence ATGTTGGCCTTTCTCCGGTTGCATGGGCAGCGTCTGCGGCTGTTTCTGCACAGCTACGGACGCTCGCTGCTGGCGCTCTTTTTCGGTCTGCTGTTTCCACTGCTGGCTTTCGTCGCCATCGCCGCCGAGGTGTATGAGCAAGACCCCTTCAGTTTTGAGCGGCCATTTATGTTCGCTGTTCATGCTCAGGCCGCTCCACCACTTGACCGGTTGGCGGCCTCGCTCGCTGCTTTCGGCAACACACCGGGGATGCTGCCCGTCACGCTGATTCTGGCCGCCTGCTTGTACAGGATGCGCCCCCGGCTCACGTATTTCCTGATGCTCTCGCTGGCCGGGTCGGTGGTGTTTCACGCTGTGCTGAAGAAGGTCTTTGACCGTCCCCGCCCCACCCTCTGGACTCCAATTGCCCCGGAAGCCGATTTTTCGTTTCCCAGTGGGCATGCCATGTTTGCTGCCAGTCTGGTGTCGGCGCTGGTGGTGCTGCTGTGGCCTACCCGCTGGCGATGGGCGGCGCTGGTACTGGGGGTGGGCTATGTCCTCACCATGATGTGGTCGCGGGTCTATAGCGGCGTGCATTACCCGACGGATGTGCTGGCAGGGGCGCTGGTGGGGTTGATCTGGGTCATGGCCCTTGACCGTTTGTTGCAGGGACACCGCCTGCTGGCTTCCCCGCCGCAGTCAGAGTCACGCTGA